Proteins encoded by one window of Pseudomonas sp. PSKL.D1:
- a CDS encoding monovalent cation:proton antiporter-2 (CPA2) family protein: MPHEGSLLQTAVIFLLAAVLAVPLAKRLQLGAVLGYLLAGVAIGPQALGLIRDTESVAHISELGVVLLLFIIGLELSPKRLWLMRKSVFGVGTAQVLLTGAVIGAIALFGFSQSLAAAIVLGLGLALSSTALGLQSLAESKQLNAPHGRLAFAILLFQDIAAIPLIALVPLLAASGPDTSHGDSLEHGLKVFASIAVVIVGGRYLLRPVFRIVARTGLPEVSTATALLVVIGTAWLMEEAGVSMALGAFLAGLLLADSEYRHELESQIEPFKGLLLGLFFISVGMGANLRLLLEMPLVLLGLTLLLVAVKLVLLIGVGRLAGGLNSASALRLGMVLAAGGEFAFVVFKLGKDQGLFDTQTYDLLLMTITLSMAITPLLMLGCARALKRPQPQREVPEQYKTIDAGTPRVVIVGMGRMGQIVSRILRAQKIPFVALETSVDAIEMTRMFEQAPVFYGDPLRPEVLHAAKVGEAEYFVITTDDPEITTRTAERVKRLYPHLKVLARARNRQHVHKLVDVGAEPIRETFYSSLEMTRRALVGLGLSDDQAADRIERFAQHDEEVLEAQGQVRDDRAKVMQTAKEARVELERLFESDAD; the protein is encoded by the coding sequence ATGCCACACGAAGGCAGCCTTCTGCAAACCGCGGTGATCTTCCTGCTCGCCGCTGTCCTCGCCGTCCCCCTGGCCAAGCGCCTGCAACTGGGTGCCGTGCTCGGTTACCTGCTGGCAGGTGTTGCCATCGGCCCGCAAGCGTTGGGCCTGATCCGCGACACCGAAAGCGTCGCGCACATTTCCGAGTTGGGCGTGGTCCTGCTGCTGTTCATCATCGGCCTGGAGTTGTCGCCCAAGCGCCTGTGGCTGATGCGCAAGTCGGTGTTCGGCGTGGGCACCGCACAGGTGCTGCTGACCGGCGCAGTGATCGGTGCCATTGCCCTGTTCGGCTTCAGCCAGTCGCTGGCGGCCGCCATCGTGCTGGGTCTGGGCCTGGCCCTGTCGTCCACGGCCCTTGGCCTGCAAAGCCTGGCTGAAAGCAAGCAGCTCAACGCGCCCCACGGCCGCCTGGCCTTTGCCATCCTGCTGTTCCAGGACATCGCCGCAATCCCGCTGATCGCACTTGTGCCGCTACTGGCCGCCAGCGGCCCGGATACCAGCCATGGCGACAGCCTGGAGCATGGCCTGAAGGTGTTCGCGAGCATCGCCGTGGTCATCGTCGGCGGGCGCTACCTGTTGCGCCCGGTGTTCCGTATCGTGGCCCGCACCGGTTTGCCGGAAGTGTCCACCGCAACGGCGTTGCTGGTAGTCATAGGCACGGCCTGGTTGATGGAAGAGGCTGGCGTTTCCATGGCCTTGGGTGCCTTCCTTGCCGGCCTGCTGCTGGCCGACTCGGAGTACCGCCACGAACTGGAATCGCAGATCGAACCGTTCAAAGGGCTGTTGCTGGGGCTGTTCTTCATCAGCGTCGGCATGGGCGCCAACCTGCGCCTGCTGCTGGAAATGCCGCTGGTACTGTTGGGCCTTACGCTACTGCTGGTGGCAGTAAAACTGGTGCTGCTGATTGGCGTCGGCCGCCTGGCCGGTGGCCTGAACAGCGCCAGCGCCCTGCGCCTGGGCATGGTGCTGGCCGCCGGTGGCGAATTTGCCTTCGTGGTGTTCAAGCTGGGCAAGGACCAAGGGCTGTTCGATACCCAGACCTACGACCTGTTGCTGATGACCATCACCCTGTCGATGGCCATTACCCCGCTGCTGATGCTCGGCTGCGCCCGCGCCCTCAAGCGCCCGCAACCGCAACGTGAAGTGCCCGAGCAGTACAAGACCATCGATGCCGGCACGCCGCGCGTGGTGATCGTCGGCATGGGCCGCATGGGGCAGATCGTCTCGCGCATCCTGCGGGCGCAGAAAATTCCGTTCGTAGCGCTGGAAACCTCGGTGGATGCCATCGAAATGACCCGCATGTTCGAACAGGCCCCAGTGTTCTATGGCGACCCCTTGCGCCCGGAGGTGCTGCATGCGGCCAAGGTGGGCGAAGCGGAGTACTTCGTGATTACCACCGATGACCCCGAAATCACCACCCGCACGGCCGAACGGGTCAAGCGCCTGTATCCGCACCTGAAAGTGCTGGCCCGCGCGCGCAACCGCCAACATGTGCACAAGCTGGTCGATGTGGGCGCCGAGCCGATTCGCGAAACGTTCTATTCCAGCCTGGAAATGACCCGGCGGGCGCTGGTGGGCCTGGGCCTGAGTGATGATCAGGCAGCGGACCGGATCGAGCGCTTTGCCCAGCATGACGAAGAGGTGCTGGAAGCACAGGGCCAGGTGCGTGATGACCGCGCCAAGGTGATGCAAACGGCCAAAGAGGCTCGGGTGGAGTTGGAGCGGTTGTTTGAGTCGGATGCGGATTAG
- a CDS encoding PBECR2 nuclease fold domain-containing protein produces MITSTSSRNASEKKGQSTWHDQQLPDLRSLVREMRALSVEELAAAESLGAAVELSALHLGLNEADIDSVTVKTPMGDVGIQRSCIHHIVEKRQDARERYVKVALDTLIGPFEVWEVAYTNETFRLAFIGVYETKRQMLVVVTLSSGRALWNFMQCDAKALNKHRHGKLLYRRYTFLERKEKGHCHQWPHSRA; encoded by the coding sequence TTGATCACCTCCACCTCATCCCGAAACGCCTCAGAAAAGAAAGGTCAAAGCACTTGGCACGATCAGCAATTGCCCGATCTCAGATCACTTGTACGCGAAATGCGCGCCCTTTCTGTCGAGGAACTGGCTGCTGCAGAATCGCTGGGCGCAGCAGTGGAACTCAGTGCACTGCATTTGGGTTTGAATGAAGCCGACATTGATTCGGTGACCGTTAAAACACCAATGGGCGATGTTGGCATTCAACGCAGTTGCATTCATCACATCGTCGAGAAAAGACAGGACGCGAGGGAACGCTATGTAAAGGTTGCACTGGATACGCTGATCGGGCCCTTCGAAGTGTGGGAAGTTGCCTACACCAATGAGACGTTCAGACTGGCCTTCATAGGTGTTTACGAGACCAAGCGACAAATGCTGGTGGTCGTCACACTCAGCAGCGGCAGAGCGCTGTGGAATTTCATGCAATGCGACGCGAAAGCGCTAAACAAGCATCGTCACGGAAAGTTGCTCTATAGACGCTACACGTTTCTGGAACGCAAAGAAAAAGGCCACTGTCACCAGTGGCCTCATAGTCGTGCTTGA